A genomic segment from Thermococcus sp. encodes:
- a CDS encoding peroxiredoxin, which translates to MVKVGEIVPDFEADAYLPEKDEIGKLRFSGYRGRWVVLAFYPADFTFVCPTELEELADYYEEFKKEGAEILSVSTDTAYVHKAWHDVSPGIKKIKYPMLADPAGKICRLFGTYIEDEGVSWRATFIIDPDGKVVHMELHDLSIGRSAKEILRRLKASKYVREHPGQVCPASWEPGKEALEVSLDLVGKI; encoded by the coding sequence ATGGTGAAGGTTGGAGAAATCGTTCCCGACTTTGAGGCCGATGCGTACCTTCCGGAGAAGGACGAGATAGGAAAGCTGAGATTCTCGGGCTACAGGGGCAGGTGGGTCGTTCTGGCGTTCTATCCAGCGGACTTTACATTCGTCTGCCCGACCGAGCTTGAGGAGCTGGCCGACTATTACGAGGAGTTCAAGAAGGAAGGGGCTGAAATCCTCAGCGTTTCTACCGATACTGCCTACGTCCACAAGGCCTGGCACGACGTTTCCCCCGGCATAAAGAAGATAAAGTACCCGATGCTGGCCGACCCGGCAGGAAAGATATGCCGCCTCTTTGGCACATATATCGAGGACGAGGGGGTCTCGTGGAGGGCCACCTTCATAATAGACCCCGACGGAAAGGTTGTCCACATGGAGCTCCACGACCTCAGCATAGGAAGGAGCGCGAAGGAGATCCTCAGGAGGCTTAAGGCTTCCAAGTACGTCCGTGAGCACCCAGGCCAGGTCTGCCCGGCGAGCTGGGAGCCTGGCAAGGAGGCCTTAGAAGTCAGCCTTGATCTGGTTGGGAAGATATGA
- a CDS encoding Lrp/AsnC family transcriptional regulator yields MDERNLKIYRLLRKDGRTKVSEIARELGISHPSARERLERLEKRGDVRVQALLNIKKRNFVSAVVNLRVRSMDEAEKLADVFARCPRTVFVATTTGKYNLNLALIAGNHSVLEATIENTIRPLEAVKEMDVSIGSSPAYPEFVDFKLEPVREKAPCGKVCTDCYLYGKKCSGCPATVYFMGLDGKRG; encoded by the coding sequence ATGGACGAGCGCAACCTGAAGATATACCGCCTGCTGAGGAAGGACGGCAGGACAAAGGTGAGCGAGATAGCCAGGGAGCTTGGTATAAGCCACCCCTCGGCGAGGGAGAGGCTTGAACGGCTGGAGAAGCGCGGCGACGTGAGGGTCCAGGCCCTGCTCAACATAAAGAAGAGGAACTTCGTCTCTGCCGTCGTTAACCTGCGCGTGAGGAGCATGGACGAGGCGGAGAAGCTCGCGGACGTGTTTGCAAGGTGCCCCCGGACGGTCTTCGTGGCGACCACGACGGGGAAGTACAACCTCAACCTGGCTCTCATAGCAGGGAACCACTCCGTCCTTGAGGCCACTATAGAGAACACAATTCGTCCCCTTGAGGCCGTTAAGGAGATGGACGTCTCCATAGGCTCTTCGCCGGCCTATCCTGAGTTCGTGGACTTCAAGCTCGAGCCGGTCAGGGAGAAGGCACCCTGCGGAAAGGTCTGCACCGACTGCTACCTCTACGGCAAGAAGTGCAGCGGCTGCCCCGCGACGGTCTACTTCATGGGGCTGGATGGGAAGAGAGGATAG
- a CDS encoding helix-turn-helix transcriptional regulator, with product MTEVCKVYEEHLDKVLEAQSKLPEDEVILEIADFFDALGNPTRLKILLALMEAGELCTCDLSAVTKLSVSAVSHQLRILKDRKVVTYRKDGKNVFYRLDDEHIREILRTTVVHLSEVR from the coding sequence ATGACCGAAGTCTGTAAGGTATATGAAGAGCACCTCGATAAGGTGCTTGAGGCCCAGTCTAAGCTCCCGGAAGATGAGGTTATCCTCGAAATCGCGGACTTTTTTGACGCCCTCGGCAACCCGACGAGGCTCAAGATTCTGCTCGCGCTCATGGAGGCAGGGGAGCTCTGCACCTGCGATTTATCGGCTGTAACGAAGCTCTCTGTCTCGGCCGTCTCCCACCAGCTCCGCATCCTCAAGGACAGAAAAGTTGTAACCTATCGCAAGGACGGTAAAAACGTCTTCTACCGCCTCGACGACGAGCACATCAGGGAGATACTCAGAACCACGGTCGTTCACCTGTCGGAGGTGAGGTGA
- a CDS encoding YHS domain-containing protein, with protein MPIDPVCGMEVDENTGLRVEYGGTVYYFCSPGCKAEFEANPEKYIGVEGMRHSHHSHGSHAHSRHGHGMGHRRGGCHH; from the coding sequence ATGCCGATTGACCCCGTCTGCGGAATGGAAGTTGACGAGAACACCGGACTCAGGGTCGAGTACGGCGGGACGGTCTACTACTTCTGCTCCCCTGGGTGCAAGGCGGAGTTCGAGGCGAACCCGGAGAAGTACATCGGAGTGGAGGGCATGAGGCACTCCCACCACTCCCACGGGAGTCACGCCCACTCCCGCCACGGGCACGGCATGGGGCACCGCCGGGGCGGCTGCCACCACTGA
- a CDS encoding DUF302 domain-containing protein, translating to MEFYYVRRFDEDLDFLWERFKKRLEEAGFLLIGERIPVAITETENGIIADYHLLFICHSELVEDLVKIDPNIGALLPCTGFGYRTEDGNYLGVTLPSVAWRIAGEEVAELMRPMEEQVKGIIDST from the coding sequence ATGGAGTTCTACTACGTTAGGCGCTTTGATGAGGACCTGGACTTCCTCTGGGAACGCTTCAAAAAGAGGCTGGAGGAGGCCGGTTTCCTCCTCATAGGGGAGCGCATTCCCGTCGCCATAACCGAAACGGAGAACGGCATAATAGCGGACTACCACCTGCTGTTCATCTGCCACAGCGAGCTTGTCGAGGATCTGGTCAAGATAGACCCCAACATCGGGGCACTGCTTCCCTGCACGGGCTTCGGCTACCGCACTGAGGACGGGAACTACCTCGGCGTTACGCTGCCGAGCGTCGCCTGGAGGATAGCCGGCGAGGAAGTCGCGGAACTCATGAGGCCGATGGAGGAGCAGGTGAAGGGGATCATTGACTCCACCTGA
- a CDS encoding ABC transporter permease, translating to MMTLIALAITVAFSYSVAVTFGIPGKTFYWELATLIDIMLLAFPERYLPTMVPIFLVIEPCLVGFMFVGTEIFAEKEDGVIGALAVTPMKWRSYILAKTLILGVELVIGAALIMGIGTRSLSGLPYVLFGAFLASMVYTLLGIGISAKYRDLDDYFVPILGVMVVSLLPFAHYHGYLTGGIWKVLYAVPSYRALYFFKTPFVGVSAETLLLSGAALVIWSIAAYYFARIRFYRRAVEGLR from the coding sequence ATGATGACGCTTATCGCCCTGGCAATAACGGTAGCGTTCTCCTACAGCGTCGCGGTGACCTTCGGGATACCCGGCAAGACCTTCTACTGGGAGCTGGCGACGCTTATAGACATCATGCTCCTCGCCTTCCCGGAGCGGTACCTGCCGACTATGGTACCAATTTTCCTCGTCATTGAGCCATGTCTCGTTGGCTTTATGTTCGTCGGCACGGAGATATTCGCGGAGAAGGAGGATGGGGTGATCGGTGCCCTAGCAGTAACGCCGATGAAGTGGAGGAGCTACATCCTCGCAAAAACGCTGATCTTGGGGGTTGAGTTGGTAATCGGGGCGGCTCTAATAATGGGCATCGGCACGCGCTCCCTCAGCGGCCTCCCCTACGTCCTCTTCGGGGCCTTCCTCGCTTCCATGGTCTACACGCTCCTCGGCATCGGGATTTCGGCGAAGTACCGCGATCTCGACGACTACTTCGTGCCGATACTCGGCGTCATGGTGGTCTCACTCCTGCCCTTCGCCCACTACCACGGCTACCTCACGGGTGGGATCTGGAAAGTCCTTTACGCCGTCCCCAGCTATCGGGCACTCTACTTCTTCAAAACGCCTTTCGTTGGGGTGTCAGCCGAAACCTTACTCCTTTCAGGGGCCGCACTGGTGATCTGGAGCATTGCTGCCTATTACTTCGCCAGAATCAGATTCTACAGGCGTGCCGTGGAGGGGTTGAGATGA
- a CDS encoding FTR1 family protein — translation MNVGAFLITFREALEAAIIVAIIIAYLRRTNRAKQIKDVWIGTALSVGVSVLLGIGVLKFYGGLEETELFEGVASYLAVIVLTSMIYWMATKGKDIKAEIESKVSRSIAPLALIGFTFIVVFREGLETVLFLTPFMTQNLSGTLLGLFAGLAGALVLAYLIYGVGMRIDLRKFFYFSSILLVFVAAGLAGYGTHELIEWAEEEGYSPGFLAGTAYDLGIPSESVWHHKGAIGSVFAVLFGYSVSMEWGRVLVQFGYLITALYLVLRAYGKGPTLNREKKTTKSAVRFTHF, via the coding sequence ATGAACGTTGGCGCTTTCCTCATAACATTCAGGGAGGCCCTTGAAGCGGCCATAATAGTGGCGATAATAATCGCCTACCTGAGAAGAACCAACCGGGCGAAACAGATAAAGGACGTGTGGATAGGAACTGCCCTTTCGGTTGGCGTCAGCGTCCTCCTTGGAATAGGAGTGCTGAAGTTTTACGGCGGTCTTGAGGAGACCGAGCTCTTTGAGGGGGTAGCGTCTTACCTGGCCGTGATAGTCCTCACGAGCATGATATACTGGATGGCGACCAAAGGCAAGGACATTAAGGCGGAGATAGAGAGCAAGGTGAGCAGGTCGATAGCCCCCTTGGCTCTGATAGGCTTTACCTTCATCGTGGTGTTCAGGGAGGGACTCGAAACGGTTCTCTTCCTCACGCCCTTCATGACCCAGAACCTGAGCGGGACGCTCCTCGGCCTCTTCGCCGGGCTGGCGGGGGCGCTCGTGCTGGCCTACCTGATATACGGTGTTGGAATGCGCATAGACCTGAGGAAGTTCTTCTACTTCAGCTCGATACTGCTGGTGTTTGTAGCGGCAGGCCTTGCAGGTTACGGCACGCACGAGCTCATTGAGTGGGCGGAAGAGGAGGGCTATTCCCCGGGCTTTCTCGCTGGCACCGCCTACGACCTCGGGATTCCGAGCGAGAGTGTCTGGCACCACAAGGGGGCCATAGGCTCGGTCTTTGCGGTGCTCTTCGGGTACTCCGTGAGCATGGAGTGGGGCAGAGTGCTGGTGCAATTTGGATACCTCATAACGGCACTTTACCTCGTGCTCAGGGCCTACGGCAAGGGGCCGACACTGAACCGGGAGAAAAAGACCACGAAGAGTGCGGTCAGATTTACCCATTTTTGA
- a CDS encoding DUF302 domain-containing protein, protein MPATRSYSSELIGIDINSGTFLPCNLVVYVKEGKTYVSLLLPTRAMSITRNDELLEVAGKVEEILKDVVDGV, encoded by the coding sequence GTGCCTGCAACCCGGAGCTACTCGAGTGAGCTGATCGGTATAGACATCAACAGCGGCACGTTCTTGCCCTGCAACCTTGTGGTCTACGTTAAGGAAGGAAAGACCTACGTGAGCCTTCTGCTCCCGACGAGAGCCATGAGTATAACCAGGAACGACGAACTCCTTGAAGTCGCCGGAAAGGTCGAGGAAATACTGAAAGACGTCGTTGATGGGGTTTGA
- a CDS encoding DUF2892 domain-containing protein yields MKRNEGTIDRAIRVVLGLILLGLWAVDKIPYRTATLIVGLVALITGLTGFCALYKVLGINTCKEC; encoded by the coding sequence ATGAAGAGGAACGAGGGAACCATTGATAGGGCCATCAGGGTGGTTTTGGGCCTGATCCTGCTCGGCCTCTGGGCAGTGGACAAGATACCGTACAGGACTGCAACACTGATAGTCGGGCTTGTCGCGTTGATAACCGGACTTACGGGCTTCTGCGCCCTTTACAAAGTTCTCGGCATAAACACCTGCAAAGAGTGCTGA
- a CDS encoding heavy metal translocating P-type ATPase — translation MPQKLKLEGLDCASCAYEIEEALKKEGFEFAVVNFATKEAVVEGDVEKAKEIIKRVEPDVEVIEEGHGHKQGEGDYWKTVYPIGLSLVLFAAGIVMRYYYGIDDALVFGIFLASYVISGWRVLRSAVVNSLHGNVFDENFLIAVATIGAFLIREYPEGVAVMLFYVVGEFFQDMAVDRSRRSIKALLALKAEYANLIRENRIVQIRPEELKAGGIILIKPGEKVPVDGVVIEGTSTVDTSALTGESVPRTVKEGEEILSGMLNLSGVLKVQVTKELSESTISRILELVENASARKAKTEKFITRFAHYYTPAVVGLAALIALVPPIVTGGAFTPWIYRALVILVISCPCALVLSIPLGYFGGIGRSAREGILVKGSNYLDALKDATIVAFDKTGTLTKGVFKVTKVETRNGFSEEEIIKFAALAEAHSNHPIASAIKEAYGKEINEAEIVEYEEIAGHGVRARMDGVEVMVGNDRLLHRFNIEHDTCRVKGTVAHVVINGKYAGYIIISDEIKEDSPIAVKELKRLGIKKVVMVTGDSREVAAEIAKQIGLDGFYAELLPEDKVRVIEELEKEKGDGKVVFVGDGINDAPVLARADVGVAMGALGSDAAIETADVVIMDDKPSKLPRGINIARRTQGIVWQNIIFALGVKLTFIGLGIFGEATMWEAVFADVGVALIAVFNAMRILR, via the coding sequence ATGCCCCAGAAGCTCAAGCTGGAAGGCCTCGACTGCGCGAGCTGCGCCTATGAAATAGAGGAGGCACTCAAGAAGGAGGGCTTCGAGTTCGCGGTGGTCAACTTCGCCACGAAGGAGGCGGTTGTAGAGGGGGACGTTGAGAAGGCCAAGGAGATAATCAAGAGGGTCGAACCCGACGTCGAGGTCATTGAAGAGGGACACGGCCATAAGCAAGGTGAGGGAGATTACTGGAAGACTGTTTATCCCATCGGTCTCTCGCTGGTTCTCTTCGCCGCGGGCATCGTGATGCGCTACTACTACGGCATAGACGACGCCCTCGTCTTCGGAATCTTCCTGGCGAGCTACGTCATCTCCGGCTGGAGGGTCCTGCGGAGTGCGGTGGTGAACTCTCTCCACGGCAACGTCTTCGACGAGAACTTCCTGATAGCCGTAGCCACCATTGGCGCTTTCCTGATCAGGGAGTACCCCGAGGGCGTGGCGGTCATGCTGTTCTACGTCGTCGGTGAGTTCTTCCAGGACATGGCCGTTGACAGGTCAAGGCGCTCGATAAAGGCCCTGCTTGCACTCAAGGCCGAGTATGCCAACCTCATACGGGAAAACAGGATTGTTCAGATAAGGCCGGAGGAGCTTAAAGCCGGCGGCATAATACTCATCAAGCCGGGTGAAAAGGTTCCCGTTGACGGCGTTGTTATCGAGGGAACCTCGACCGTTGACACCTCGGCCCTGACCGGTGAGAGCGTCCCGCGGACGGTTAAGGAAGGCGAGGAAATCCTCTCCGGCATGCTCAACCTGAGCGGCGTCCTTAAGGTTCAGGTAACGAAGGAGCTTAGCGAATCGACCATTTCAAGAATCCTCGAGCTCGTCGAGAACGCAAGCGCAAGGAAGGCAAAGACAGAGAAGTTCATAACGCGCTTCGCCCACTACTACACCCCAGCAGTCGTTGGACTGGCCGCCCTCATTGCCTTAGTGCCACCCATAGTCACAGGAGGAGCCTTCACCCCATGGATATACAGGGCGCTGGTGATACTCGTCATCTCGTGCCCCTGTGCTCTAGTGCTCTCAATCCCCCTCGGCTACTTCGGGGGCATAGGGCGGTCCGCAAGAGAGGGAATCCTCGTCAAGGGCTCCAACTACCTGGATGCCCTTAAGGACGCTACCATAGTCGCCTTTGACAAAACCGGAACTCTTACCAAAGGCGTCTTCAAGGTGACGAAGGTCGAGACGAGGAACGGCTTCAGCGAGGAAGAAATCATCAAGTTTGCTGCCCTAGCGGAGGCACACTCGAACCACCCGATAGCGAGTGCGATAAAAGAAGCCTACGGGAAGGAAATAAACGAAGCGGAGATAGTCGAGTACGAGGAGATAGCCGGGCACGGCGTCAGGGCAAGGATGGACGGTGTTGAGGTCATGGTTGGAAACGACAGGCTGCTGCACCGCTTCAACATAGAGCACGACACCTGCAGGGTTAAAGGCACGGTGGCCCACGTGGTCATCAACGGAAAGTACGCGGGTTACATTATAATCTCCGACGAGATAAAGGAGGACTCTCCCATTGCGGTGAAAGAGCTCAAGCGCCTCGGCATCAAGAAGGTCGTCATGGTCACCGGTGACAGCAGGGAGGTTGCGGCGGAAATAGCGAAGCAGATCGGCCTCGACGGCTTCTACGCTGAACTGCTCCCGGAGGACAAGGTGAGGGTCATCGAGGAGCTGGAGAAGGAGAAGGGCGACGGGAAGGTCGTCTTCGTTGGAGATGGCATAAACGATGCGCCGGTTTTAGCCAGAGCGGACGTCGGAGTTGCGATGGGTGCCCTCGGAAGCGACGCTGCCATAGAGACGGCCGACGTCGTTATAATGGACGACAAGCCATCCAAGCTGCCGAGGGGCATAAATATCGCCCGCAGGACGCAGGGGATAGTGTGGCAGAACATAATCTTTGCCCTCGGTGTTAAGCTGACCTTCATAGGCCTCGGAATCTTTGGCGAAGCGACGATGTGGGAGGCGGTCTTTGCCGACGTCGGCGTCGCCCTCATAGCGGTCTTCAACGCGATGAGGATACTGAGGTGA
- a CDS encoding DUF302 domain-containing protein: protein MNGEMNEIKEKKGMKGKGKMEGMKGGMQGMKGKGKMKGGCKGHGKDMDGKHGRGMEKTEYAYVRAVETGFDETVERVKKELKKESFGVLSEVRVDLLFKEKLGLEMEPYVILGACNPELLE, encoded by the coding sequence ATGAACGGTGAGATGAATGAAATAAAGGAGAAGAAAGGCATGAAGGGAAAAGGCAAGATGGAAGGAATGAAAGGTGGCATGCAGGGAATGAAGGGCAAAGGGAAGATGAAGGGCGGCTGCAAGGGCCACGGTAAGGACATGGATGGAAAGCATGGCAGGGGAATGGAAAAGACGGAGTACGCCTACGTCAGGGCCGTCGAGACCGGCTTCGACGAGACCGTTGAGAGGGTCAAGAAGGAGCTGAAGAAGGAGAGCTTTGGCGTCCTCAGCGAGGTAAGGGTTGACCTCCTCTTCAAGGAGAAGCTCGGCCTTGAGATGGAGCCCTACGTTATTCTAGGTGCCTGCAACCCGGAGCTACTCGAGTGA
- a CDS encoding PHB depolymerase family esterase, protein MKWSKHRRPVGVLIVAVLLILSSLGYLSHRRQSMYPGDIRGSVTVGGLRRTFIVHLPADYSGNKTLPLIIALHGGGGSGFDMERLTKGGLNRLADEHGFIVVYPDAVGKHWNDGRNLSRYESQRKNVDDVGFIVALIGYLTKNYHADPRNVFVVGMSNGGLMTYRLACEVPERLRAVAVVGVSMSTNLYENCTSNVPLPILIILGTEDSLVPWGGGELHFGPLKLGKAISINETVSYWVKRNGCALNSGKVYLPDKDPKDGTRVWMERHSHCRGGAEVVFYGIDGGGHTWPGGYQYLPERIIGRTSRDINADQVIWNFFAEHMRGK, encoded by the coding sequence ATGAAGTGGTCGAAACATCGCAGACCGGTAGGTGTTCTTATTGTGGCGGTTCTTCTCATCCTCTCTTCGTTGGGGTACCTGTCCCACAGGAGACAGTCTATGTACCCCGGCGATATTCGGGGGTCAGTAACCGTGGGCGGACTCAGGCGGACTTTCATCGTCCACCTTCCCGCGGACTACTCTGGAAATAAGACCCTTCCCCTCATTATCGCCCTGCACGGGGGTGGAGGCAGCGGTTTTGATATGGAGCGACTCACGAAGGGTGGTCTCAACCGACTGGCCGATGAACATGGCTTCATCGTGGTGTACCCCGACGCGGTGGGGAAGCACTGGAACGACGGCAGGAACCTCTCGCGGTATGAATCCCAGAGGAAAAATGTGGACGATGTGGGCTTTATAGTGGCCCTCATTGGCTACCTCACCAAGAATTACCACGCGGATCCCCGGAACGTTTTTGTTGTGGGGATGTCCAACGGTGGGCTGATGACCTACCGGCTGGCGTGTGAGGTTCCGGAGCGCCTGAGGGCCGTTGCTGTCGTTGGGGTTTCCATGTCCACCAACTTGTATGAAAACTGCACCTCAAACGTCCCCCTTCCCATCTTGATTATCCTAGGCACGGAGGACTCCTTAGTGCCATGGGGCGGAGGGGAACTTCATTTTGGTCCCCTAAAGCTTGGGAAAGCTATATCCATCAACGAGACCGTTTCATACTGGGTGAAAAGAAACGGCTGTGCCCTGAACTCCGGGAAAGTCTATTTGCCCGATAAAGACCCTAAGGATGGAACCCGGGTATGGATGGAGCGTCATTCCCATTGCAGAGGTGGTGCCGAGGTTGTCTTCTACGGTATCGATGGGGGCGGTCATACGTGGCCTGGGGGCTACCAATACCTCCCCGAGCGTATTATAGGAAGAACCAGCAGGGATATAAACGCAGACCAGGTTATCTGGAATTTCTTCGCCGAACACATGAGGGGTAAATAA
- a CDS encoding peroxiredoxin: MVVIGEKFPEVEVNTTFGKIKLPEHFAKEGKWFVLFSHPADFTPVCTTEFYGMQKRAEEFRKLGVEPIGLSVDQVFSHLKWAEWIKETLREEISFPIIADDRGDLAEALGMIPSGSTQTARAVFVVDDKGTIRAIIYYPAEVGRDWDEVIRLVKALKTSDEKGVALPHKWPNNELIGDRGIVPPAGTVEQIKEREEAKAKGEIECYDWWFCHKKLK; the protein is encoded by the coding sequence ATGGTCGTCATAGGAGAAAAGTTCCCAGAAGTTGAGGTCAACACGACCTTTGGAAAGATAAAGTTGCCGGAGCACTTCGCCAAAGAGGGCAAGTGGTTCGTTCTCTTCAGCCACCCGGCTGACTTTACCCCTGTCTGTACGACCGAGTTCTACGGCATGCAGAAGCGCGCCGAGGAGTTCAGGAAGCTCGGCGTCGAGCCGATCGGACTTAGCGTTGACCAGGTCTTCAGCCACCTTAAGTGGGCCGAGTGGATAAAGGAGACCCTCAGAGAGGAGATAAGCTTCCCGATAATCGCGGACGACCGCGGAGACCTCGCTGAAGCCCTCGGCATGATACCGAGCGGTTCAACACAGACCGCGAGGGCCGTCTTCGTTGTCGACGACAAGGGCACCATAAGGGCCATCATCTACTACCCGGCCGAGGTCGGCAGGGACTGGGACGAGGTCATAAGGCTCGTCAAGGCCCTCAAGACCAGCGACGAGAAGGGCGTTGCCCTCCCGCACAAGTGGCCCAACAACGAGCTTATCGGCGACAGGGGCATAGTCCCACCCGCCGGAACAGTCGAGCAGATCAAGGAGCGCGAGGAAGCGAAGGCCAAGGGCGAGATCGAGTGCTACGACTGGTGGTTCTGCCACAAGAAGCTTAAGTGA
- a CDS encoding NADPH-dependent FMN reductase, producing MKVKVILGTAREGRKSERVAKYLAKRAKELGWEAELIDVKDYLLCYTHRWKVTPEMERYRAKILEADALVIVAPEYNGSYPGELKILLDTIYDEYEALPVGICTVSVVAGGVRLLMELRTAAVNYRMFPVGQVLFYNVDDIFEGEELRDEKYEERVERLFRTLEKYARALRAIREEVREKLREKTEGV from the coding sequence ATGAAGGTAAAGGTAATTCTCGGAACGGCAAGGGAGGGCAGGAAGAGCGAGAGGGTAGCGAAGTACCTCGCGAAGAGGGCCAAGGAACTCGGCTGGGAGGCCGAGCTTATAGACGTTAAGGACTACCTCCTCTGCTACACCCACCGCTGGAAGGTGACACCTGAGATGGAGAGATACAGAGCCAAGATCCTCGAGGCGGACGCCCTCGTCATAGTCGCGCCGGAGTACAACGGGAGCTACCCGGGCGAGCTTAAGATACTCCTCGACACGATCTACGACGAGTACGAGGCCCTACCCGTTGGAATCTGCACGGTTTCAGTCGTCGCCGGCGGGGTCAGGCTCCTCATGGAGCTCAGAACGGCCGCGGTGAACTACCGAATGTTTCCCGTTGGACAGGTGCTCTTCTACAACGTGGACGATATCTTTGAGGGCGAAGAGCTGAGGGACGAGAAGTACGAGGAGCGGGTTGAACGGCTTTTCAGAACCCTTGAGAAGTACGCCAGGGCTCTGAGGGCGATAAGGGAGGAAGTGAGGGAAAAGCTGAGGGAGAAGACCGAGGGGGTTTAG
- a CDS encoding heavy-metal-associated domain-containing protein: MQMTEVVLKIPNMSCKHCVMRITKAIESVGAEGKADLETKTAVVEFDPGRVRLEEIVKAIERYGYEVGVA; this comes from the coding sequence ATGCAAATGACCGAAGTCGTGTTGAAGATACCAAACATGAGCTGCAAGCACTGCGTTATGAGAATAACCAAGGCGATAGAGAGCGTCGGGGCCGAGGGAAAGGCAGACCTCGAGACCAAAACGGCCGTGGTCGAGTTCGACCCCGGAAGGGTCCGCCTGGAGGAGATAGTCAAGGCCATTGAAAGGTACGGCTACGAAGTGGGGGTGGCCTGA
- a CDS encoding cytochrome b5-like heme/steroid binding domain-containing protein — MKRVTKVLVVSGELLIAVSLVLMATGLAMRDPTSALGSLMSYETARRAHTLAAYLFVPLFYVHATAGLLIALNRVKAFRSERALKVALGIWTAVVAGVVLMSLVPQSSPTFPGSVSASNATTSGGLTLAEMAKHNSSSDCWVVVEDGIYNVTSLIDTHPGGREAILKYCGTNATEVFFREHTQKDYEVLQTYYIGTIGEPLNTTKNR, encoded by the coding sequence GTGAAGCGGGTAACCAAAGTGCTCGTAGTCTCCGGTGAACTGCTGATAGCGGTAAGCCTGGTGCTGATGGCAACGGGGCTGGCGATGAGGGATCCAACGTCGGCCCTCGGATCCCTGATGAGCTATGAAACCGCCAGAAGAGCCCACACCCTGGCAGCGTACCTCTTCGTACCTCTGTTTTACGTCCACGCCACTGCAGGGCTGTTAATTGCCCTAAACCGCGTCAAGGCGTTCAGAAGCGAGAGAGCACTGAAGGTAGCCCTCGGAATCTGGACCGCGGTAGTGGCGGGGGTAGTGCTGATGTCGCTGGTCCCTCAGAGCTCCCCGACATTCCCTGGCTCAGTGAGTGCCTCCAACGCCACAACCTCCGGAGGACTGACCCTTGCAGAGATGGCAAAGCACAATTCCTCAAGCGACTGCTGGGTCGTTGTCGAGGACGGGATCTACAACGTCACCTCACTGATAGACACGCACCCCGGCGGCAGGGAGGCGATACTGAAGTACTGCGGCACGAACGCCACCGAGGTCTTTTTCCGTGAACACACACAGAAAGACTATGAAGTCCTCCAGACGTACTACATAGGGACGATCGGAGAGCCTCTCAACACAACAAAAAACCGGTAG
- a CDS encoding CoA-binding protein — MNVRDFRKIALVGASPNPSKYGNIILKDLVGKGYEVLPVNPKHEEIEGLRCYRSVRELPGDVDVIVFVVPPAVGLGIAREAVEAGFKRLWFQPGAESDDIARFLDEKGVEYSFGKCIIAETTWTSWG; from the coding sequence ATGAACGTTAGGGATTTCAGGAAAATAGCGCTCGTTGGCGCGAGCCCAAACCCCTCAAAGTACGGCAACATAATTCTGAAAGACCTCGTCGGTAAAGGGTACGAGGTTCTCCCAGTGAACCCGAAGCATGAGGAGATCGAAGGCCTGAGGTGCTACCGCAGTGTCCGGGAACTTCCTGGCGATGTGGACGTCATAGTCTTTGTCGTCCCACCGGCGGTGGGGCTGGGCATAGCAAGAGAAGCCGTCGAGGCGGGCTTCAAAAGGCTCTGGTTCCAGCCCGGTGCCGAGAGCGACGATATTGCCAGGTTCCTCGATGAGAAAGGCGTTGAGTACAGCTTTGGGAAGTGCATAATAGCTGAGACAACGTGGACGAGCTGGGGGTGA